Proteins from a genomic interval of Desulfovibrio piger:
- the hmcB gene encoding sulfate respiration complex iron-sulfur protein HmcB: MDRRKFLTILGSAGVASALGTAQVAKAGGTHMFPYYEDSYGVLHDTTRCIGCRSCEEACNKVNNLPKPEKPFTDLSVCDKHRRTSADAWTVVNKYEVGGKPVFRKLQCFHCNDPACASACFAKCFQKQPDGSVTYDGSQCVGCRYCMIACPFYVPGFEYDEAWDPLVQKCTFCEPRLKEGKLPGCVEACPMDALTFGRRSDLIKIARKRIAENPGKYVDYIYGEWDAGGTAWMVLAPKPTPSAVKAAGTADAGHTFKELGLDTHLGNRPMGELTYGALGAVPMIIAFWPILFGGAYGMTKRREAMSKAAQEKTVQTAKEDVTAAMDAAVRSVEQNQGPVAADEARKAMIQALKAREAQNGCDGCCGCKHGEDK, encoded by the coding sequence ATGGATCGTAGAAAATTTCTGACCATCCTGGGCAGCGCTGGCGTCGCTTCCGCATTGGGCACGGCACAAGTGGCCAAGGCCGGCGGCACCCATATGTTCCCTTACTATGAAGACAGCTACGGCGTCCTGCACGATACCACCCGCTGCATCGGCTGCCGCAGCTGCGAAGAGGCTTGCAACAAGGTCAACAACCTGCCCAAGCCCGAAAAGCCCTTCACCGACCTTTCCGTCTGTGACAAGCATCGTCGTACCTCCGCCGATGCCTGGACGGTGGTCAACAAGTACGAAGTGGGCGGCAAGCCCGTGTTCCGCAAGCTGCAGTGCTTCCACTGCAACGACCCGGCCTGTGCCTCCGCCTGTTTCGCCAAATGCTTCCAGAAGCAGCCTGACGGCAGCGTGACCTACGACGGTTCCCAGTGCGTGGGCTGCCGTTACTGCATGATCGCCTGCCCCTTCTATGTGCCCGGTTTCGAATACGACGAGGCCTGGGACCCGTTGGTCCAGAAGTGCACCTTCTGCGAACCCCGCCTGAAGGAAGGCAAGCTGCCCGGCTGTGTGGAAGCCTGCCCCATGGACGCCCTGACCTTCGGCCGCCGTTCCGACCTCATCAAGATCGCCCGCAAGCGTATCGCCGAGAACCCCGGCAAATACGTGGACTACATCTATGGTGAATGGGACGCCGGCGGTACCGCCTGGATGGTCCTGGCTCCCAAGCCGACCCCGTCGGCCGTCAAGGCCGCCGGTACGGCCGATGCCGGCCATACCTTCAAGGAACTGGGTCTGGACACCCACCTGGGCAACCGTCCCATGGGTGAACTGACCTACGGCGCCCTGGGTGCCGTGCCCATGATCATCGCCTTCTGGCCCATCCTCTTCGGTGGCGCCTACGGCATGACCAAGCGTCGTGAGGCCATGAGCAAGGCCGCCCAGGAAAAGACCGTCCAGACCGCCAAGGAAGATGTGACGGCCGCCATGGACGCCGCTGTGCGCAGCGTCGAGCAGAATCAGGGTCCCGTGGCCGCCGATGAGGCCCGCAAGGCCATGATCCAGGCCCTCAAGGCCCGTGAAGCTCAAAACGGCTGCGACGGCTGCTGCGGCTGCAAGCACGGGGAGGATAAGTAA